A genome region from Brassica oleracea var. oleracea cultivar TO1000 chromosome C2, BOL, whole genome shotgun sequence includes the following:
- the LOC106325224 gene encoding uncharacterized protein LOC106325224: MLAMESPRIHEGVAEEKSSCESGWTMYIEDTIHGNHHSEFVYEEYDDDGNHFCVKDVDDDSSENGSDDSMTSDASSWPSTQLPRKTKNHAAAKKSNAKQVNHHTKNKAREKSTDQEEESEFNGRTRTIAASRVQSKGKVRKNK; this comes from the coding sequence ATGTTGGCTATGGAGTCTCCAAGAATCCATGAAGGAGTTGCTGAGGAGAAGAGTAGTTGTGAATCAGGATGGACTATGTACATAGAAGACACCATCCATGGAAACCATCACTCTGAATTTGTCTATGAAGAATATGATGATGATGGTAATCATTTCTGTGTAAAAGATGTCGATGATGATAGTAGTGAAAATGGGAGCGATGACTCGATGACTTCTGATGCATCTTCATGGCCTAGCACTCAGCTTCCAAGGAAGACAAAGAATCATGCAGCTGCAAAGAAGAGTAATGCCAAACAAGTCAATCATCACACAAAGAATAAAGCTCGTGAAAAATCCACCGACCAAGAAGAAGAATCTGAGTTCAACGGTAGAACAAGAACCATTGCAGCTAGTCGTGTTCAAAGTAAAGGCAAGGTGAGAAAAAACAAATAA
- the LOC106325625 gene encoding uncharacterized protein LOC106325625, with translation MAELKWMCLSFSVSLLLSLAVGSHDIDSQKWSVGNHFGYDGGFCLPGLCIRGAGGSRVNFGRGGRGRIRYNGSRDRTGFRETMYCKPLTCWSGSCDALHLHLDKGLYESLVNKNAAKQPSTVDYNIPETFKHNNVNNNYDVQEAAMTPQSN, from the coding sequence ATGGCAGAACTCAAATGGATGTGTCTTTCCTTCTCAGTATCTCTTTTGCTGAGCTTAGCAGTTGGATCCCATGACATAGACTCTCAGAAATGGTCTGTTGGAAATCACTTTGGTTACGATGGAGGCTTTTGTCTTCCTGGTCTCTGCATTAGAGGAGCCGGTGGCAGCAGAGTCAATTTTGGCCGTGGTGGTCGCGGCAGAATTCGATACAATGGTAGCAGGGACAGGACTGGTTTCAGAGAGACCATGTACTGCAAACCGCTGACTTGCTGGTCTGGATCATGCGATGCACTCCATTTGCATTTAGACAAAGGGCTGTATGAATCTCTCGTAAACAAGAACGCAGCAAAACAACCATCAACTGTTGATTACAACATCCCCGAGACGTTCAAACACAATAACGTCAACAATAATTATGATGTGCAAGAAGCTGCAATGACACCACAATCTAACTAG